The following proteins are encoded in a genomic region of Haloarcula marina:
- a CDS encoding L-rhamnose mutarotase, with amino-acid sequence MADDTERAVYVQRIDPDQREAYVDAHDDVPEAVTDAMDRGGVEEFELYLRDDIAVCILECADLDAYLAAVDGDEEVAEWERYTGQFKKEGVDADADPESGIPFMDCIWRFEPEE; translated from the coding sequence ATGGCAGACGACACAGAGCGGGCCGTCTACGTCCAGCGAATCGACCCGGACCAGCGCGAGGCGTACGTCGACGCACACGACGACGTGCCCGAAGCCGTTACCGACGCGATGGACCGCGGCGGCGTCGAGGAGTTCGAACTGTACCTCCGCGACGACATCGCCGTCTGCATCCTCGAATGTGCGGACCTCGACGCGTACTTGGCGGCCGTCGACGGCGACGAGGAGGTGGCCGAGTGGGAGCGGTACACGGGCCAGTTCAAGAAAGAGGGCGTCGACGCAGACGCCGACCCGGAGTCGGGAATCCCGTTCATGGACTGCATCTGGCGGTTCGAACCCGAGGAGTAG
- a CDS encoding mannonate dehydratase has product MSETTASDSDAETVDFDGLPMRIGLGQFMDPTPEKLRFCKQLGVDDILLNMYRYSPDYPHMPDNERIPLEGDEEWSYENLVELRERVESAGLRLNAIENIPISFYDKIMLGREGRERQMEHVKTTIRNIGRAGIPMFGYHWMPGGVWRNTDVTVRGGAGASGFDLDAVPDDFTHGREYTEEELWDNYEYFLSELLPVAEEAGVQMCLHPNDPPVRSLGGVPQLFRNFENFKRAMELVPSENHGLEFCLGCWSEMGEDLPEVIRYFGERDKLFYVHFRDVDGTVPRFNETFVDQGNYDAYEILSLLDEVGFSGLVIPDHVPHVEGDTDWEHRGRAHAVGYLNGMLNAIRHERGR; this is encoded by the coding sequence ATGAGCGAGACAACGGCCAGCGATAGCGACGCCGAGACGGTCGATTTCGACGGGCTCCCGATGCGTATCGGCCTCGGTCAGTTCATGGACCCAACGCCGGAGAAACTCCGCTTCTGCAAGCAGTTGGGCGTCGACGACATCCTCCTGAACATGTATCGGTACTCGCCGGACTACCCGCACATGCCCGACAACGAGCGGATTCCGTTAGAGGGCGACGAGGAGTGGTCGTACGAGAACCTCGTCGAACTGCGCGAACGCGTCGAGTCGGCGGGCCTCCGCCTGAACGCCATCGAGAACATCCCCATCTCCTTTTACGACAAAATCATGCTCGGTCGGGAGGGGAGGGAGAGGCAGATGGAACACGTCAAGACGACCATCAGGAACATCGGCCGGGCGGGCATCCCGATGTTCGGCTACCACTGGATGCCCGGCGGCGTCTGGCGCAACACCGACGTGACAGTTCGAGGCGGCGCGGGCGCGTCCGGGTTCGACCTCGATGCCGTCCCAGACGACTTCACCCACGGCCGGGAGTACACCGAGGAAGAACTGTGGGACAACTACGAGTACTTCCTCTCGGAACTGCTCCCCGTCGCCGAGGAGGCGGGCGTGCAGATGTGTCTGCACCCCAACGACCCGCCCGTGCGGTCGCTCGGCGGCGTTCCACAACTGTTCCGCAACTTCGAGAACTTCAAGCGGGCTATGGAACTGGTGCCGAGCGAGAACCACGGACTGGAGTTCTGTCTGGGCTGTTGGTCCGAGATGGGCGAGGATTTGCCCGAGGTCATCCGCTACTTCGGCGAGCGCGACAAACTGTTCTACGTCCACTTCCGCGACGTGGACGGGACGGTCCCGCGGTTCAACGAGACGTTCGTCGACCAGGGGAACTACGACGCCTACGAGATTCTGTCGCTGCTGGACGAGGTGGGATTCTCGGGCCTCGTCATCCCGGACCACGTCCCCCACGTCGAGGGCGACACCGACTGGGAACACCGCGGGCGCGCCCACGCCGTCGGCTACCTGAACGGGATGCTGAACGCGATTCGCCACGAGCGCGGGCGCTGA
- a CDS encoding MaoC family dehydratase, which translates to MTAPSKDTDRYFEDIDEGETYSVEAARTITEADVVNFAGLSGDFHPLHMSVERSEESDFGERIAHGNLVFSVAEALIADMNPRSFSYGYDSLRFVKPVGIGTTLSVHREVVETEEYNDSLGRVVYRYEVTDQAETTLLVCEHITLVERREGDE; encoded by the coding sequence ATGACAGCTCCGTCGAAAGACACCGACCGGTACTTCGAGGACATCGACGAAGGCGAGACGTACAGCGTCGAGGCCGCCCGCACGATAACCGAAGCGGACGTGGTCAACTTCGCTGGCCTCTCCGGTGATTTTCACCCGCTCCACATGAGCGTCGAGCGCAGCGAGGAATCCGACTTCGGCGAGCGCATCGCCCACGGGAACCTCGTCTTCTCCGTGGCCGAAGCGCTGATAGCCGACATGAACCCACGCTCCTTTTCGTACGGCTACGATTCCCTGCGGTTCGTCAAGCCCGTCGGTATCGGGACGACGCTCAGCGTCCACCGAGAAGTCGTCGAGACGGAGGAGTACAACGATTCCCTCGGCCGCGTCGTCTACCGGTACGAAGTGACCGACCAAGCAGAGACGACGCTGCTCGTCTGCGAACACATCACGCTGGTCGAGCGACGAGAGGGCGACGAATAG
- a CDS encoding RraA family protein — protein sequence MSDPSVGDLCERYEQLYPGAVVDVLDDEGLEDQTLSPDIAPLRDGMTAAGVAYPVVGRPNRSVDPEENMRNILQMLGDAPEHAVLTYQTNDDRAAHLGELSVVSLQEQGARGAVLDGGVRDVSYILDEEFPVFARYRTPADAVPRWEILEWGTDAVVGGVEVSAGDIVLGDEDGVVVVPEAIRVSVLEAAEELAETENEVRDAVRAGRAPLDAYDEYGVF from the coding sequence ATGAGCGACCCGTCAGTCGGCGACCTGTGTGAGCGCTACGAGCAGTTGTACCCCGGTGCGGTCGTCGACGTACTGGACGACGAGGGGTTGGAAGACCAGACGCTCTCGCCCGACATCGCGCCGCTACGGGACGGGATGACCGCGGCGGGCGTCGCCTACCCCGTCGTCGGCCGCCCGAACCGAAGCGTCGACCCCGAGGAGAACATGCGCAACATCCTCCAAATGCTCGGCGACGCCCCGGAACACGCCGTCCTCACGTACCAGACGAACGACGACAGGGCGGCCCACCTCGGGGAACTGTCGGTCGTCTCGCTGCAGGAACAGGGCGCGCGCGGCGCGGTGTTAGACGGCGGCGTTCGGGACGTATCCTACATCCTCGACGAGGAGTTCCCGGTCTTCGCCCGCTACCGCACGCCCGCCGACGCCGTGCCCCGCTGGGAGATTCTGGAGTGGGGAACGGACGCCGTCGTCGGCGGCGTCGAAGTGTCGGCCGGTGACATCGTCCTCGGCGACGAGGACGGCGTCGTCGTCGTTCCGGAAGCAATCCGCGTCTCGGTTCTGGAAGCCGCAGAAGAACTCGCCGAGACGGAAAACGAGGTCCGGGACGCTGTGCGTGCCGGACGGGCCCCGCTCGACGCCTACGACGAGTACGGCGTGTTTTGA
- a CDS encoding glycoside hydrolase family 88 protein produces MSNAGGPYRAALDAVLTRVETTLDETGDRFPYVYDREGDAWETTANGNWCGGHWIGLLWTAASHADDEQTRDRFEQAAREHTDAMYEYMPRDSMFCGMNFLYAGFRAYDACGDRTLFGIGLEGADAMADAFDERARQIPLGKLAIKGPEQFRGPDSDHGPPGERLGAVDNLYTAVPVLWRAYEETQNPRFRDVAVSHADRHLDWYLRGDGRTWHHAVFDERGALERQYNELAHGADTCWARGQAWNIAGLAAAYRATDADRYREALERSVAYYREHAPTDRVPHWDFEVPDAASEPRDTSAAAITAYGLLTLLPDRPAVTDLRDIGWEILDSLIGNYLVTDAQDPSYGRVEQGCFNRPGEYAVDTELVWTQYYVAEALSTVLGDR; encoded by the coding sequence ATGTCAAATGCTGGCGGCCCGTACCGAGCCGCGCTTGACGCGGTGCTCACGCGGGTCGAGACGACGCTCGACGAGACGGGAGACAGGTTTCCGTACGTGTACGACCGGGAGGGCGATGCGTGGGAGACGACGGCGAACGGCAACTGGTGCGGCGGCCACTGGATCGGACTGCTCTGGACCGCCGCGAGCCACGCGGACGACGAGCAGACGCGCGACCGGTTCGAGCAAGCCGCCCGAGAACACACCGACGCGATGTACGAGTACATGCCGCGCGACTCGATGTTCTGCGGGATGAACTTTCTCTACGCCGGATTCCGCGCCTACGATGCCTGTGGCGACCGGACGCTGTTCGGTATCGGACTCGAAGGCGCGGACGCGATGGCCGACGCGTTCGACGAACGCGCCCGACAGATTCCGCTCGGCAAACTGGCGATCAAGGGTCCGGAGCAGTTCCGGGGTCCCGACTCCGACCACGGCCCACCGGGCGAACGCCTCGGGGCCGTCGACAACCTCTACACCGCCGTCCCGGTGCTGTGGCGTGCCTACGAGGAGACGCAGAACCCCCGGTTTCGGGACGTGGCCGTCTCCCACGCGGACCGCCACCTCGACTGGTACCTCCGGGGGGACGGCCGGACGTGGCATCACGCCGTCTTCGACGAGAGGGGCGCGCTGGAGCGACAGTACAACGAACTGGCCCACGGGGCGGACACCTGTTGGGCGCGCGGACAGGCGTGGAACATCGCGGGACTCGCGGCGGCCTATCGAGCGACGGACGCAGACCGGTATCGAGAAGCCCTCGAACGGTCGGTGGCGTACTACCGAGAACACGCGCCGACCGACAGGGTCCCACACTGGGACTTCGAGGTTCCGGACGCGGCCTCGGAACCGCGGGACACGAGCGCCGCGGCCATTACCGCCTACGGCCTGCTGACCCTGCTCCCGGACCGTCCGGCCGTCACCGACCTCCGAGACATCGGGTGGGAGATACTGGACTCGTTGATAGGGAACTACCTCGTCACGGACGCGCAGGACCCCTCGTACGGGCGGGTCGAACAGGGGTGTTTCAACCGGCCCGGCGAGTACGCCGTCGACACGGAACTGGTCTGGACGCAGTACTACGTCGCCGAAGCCCTCTCGACGGTGCTTGGCGACCGATGA
- a CDS encoding mannonate dehydratase, translating to MVAPALILPPKPDERWQLAKQMGVEKTVIHPIEIGDGRTQWTYDDLQGLDNWLTDAGLEFSVLEGSVPISDRVRVGAEGRDEDIEVFKQFLRNCGEIGIPVVCYDWMAGVRWARTAAHVESRGGSYVTEFDIEKTQGGPQSFADVTHEDVWEALEYFLQEVTPVAEEAGVKLGLHPDDPPRESLRGTPRIVTSVEAYDRVLDAYDSEYNGVTFCQGNFAAMGADIPAAIERFGDRINFVHFRDIEGDADRFVETWHDDGPTDMLAAMRAYEDHVGDDVPMRPDHVPTMAGEDNSNPGYHTKGRLFAIGYMRGLREQALADE from the coding sequence ATGGTCGCACCAGCACTCATTCTCCCCCCGAAACCCGACGAGCGGTGGCAACTCGCCAAACAGATGGGCGTCGAGAAGACGGTCATTCACCCGATAGAAATCGGCGACGGGCGGACACAGTGGACCTACGACGACCTGCAAGGACTGGACAACTGGCTCACGGACGCGGGGCTGGAGTTCTCGGTCCTCGAAGGCTCCGTCCCCATTTCGGACCGCGTTCGCGTCGGGGCCGAGGGCCGCGACGAGGACATCGAAGTGTTCAAACAGTTCCTCAGGAACTGCGGTGAAATCGGCATCCCGGTCGTCTGCTACGACTGGATGGCCGGCGTCCGGTGGGCGCGGACGGCCGCGCACGTCGAGTCGCGCGGTGGCTCTTACGTCACGGAGTTCGACATCGAGAAGACCCAGGGCGGCCCGCAATCGTTCGCCGACGTGACCCACGAGGACGTGTGGGAAGCGCTCGAATACTTCTTGCAGGAAGTGACCCCCGTCGCCGAGGAGGCGGGCGTGAAACTCGGCCTGCACCCCGACGACCCGCCCCGCGAATCGCTCCGCGGGACCCCCCGAATCGTCACCAGCGTCGAGGCATACGACCGCGTGCTCGACGCCTACGACAGCGAGTACAACGGCGTCACGTTCTGTCAGGGGAACTTCGCGGCGATGGGCGCGGACATCCCCGCGGCCATCGAGCGCTTCGGCGACCGTATCAACTTCGTCCACTTCCGCGACATCGAGGGCGACGCCGACCGCTTCGTCGAGACGTGGCACGACGACGGCCCGACGGACATGCTCGCGGCGATGCGCGCCTACGAAGACCACGTCGGCGACGACGTGCCGATGCGACCCGACCACGTCCCGACGATGGCGGGCGAAGACAACTCTAACCCAGGGTACCACACGAAGGGGCGACTGTTCGCAATCGGCTACATGCGAGGCCTGCGCGAGCAGGCACTGGCCGACGAGTAA
- a CDS encoding universal stress protein: MDTSLDTILLAIGPQDDDRLDELARVALQVAKPTGATVVLTHVFTPEEFEEVAEELDYPSATEEDLDEILERHQSVRYLEGLFDENGVEHEIRGVVGNISGGIVKAAEKTDADRVIISGGSRSPVGKAVFGSTAQTVLINSPCPVTYVRPRD, from the coding sequence ATGGACACGTCACTCGACACAATCCTGCTCGCAATCGGGCCACAGGACGACGACAGACTGGACGAACTCGCCCGGGTCGCCCTGCAAGTGGCCAAGCCCACCGGCGCGACGGTAGTCCTCACGCACGTCTTCACCCCCGAGGAGTTCGAGGAAGTCGCGGAAGAACTCGACTACCCGAGCGCCACGGAGGAGGACTTAGACGAGATTCTCGAACGGCATCAGTCGGTCCGGTATCTGGAAGGCCTGTTCGACGAGAACGGTGTGGAACACGAGATTCGCGGCGTCGTCGGCAACATCAGCGGCGGCATCGTGAAAGCGGCCGAGAAGACGGACGCCGACCGCGTCATCATCTCCGGTGGCTCTCGGTCGCCCGTCGGCAAGGCCGTGTTCGGGAGTACCGCACAGACCGTCCTCATCAACTCGCCCTGCCCCGTGACCTACGTCCGGCCGCGCGACTGA
- a CDS encoding LLM class flavin-dependent oxidoreductase: MQFDWMVQCYAGAGVHRDTPMLETVERETIMGGVDAAVDVGLEGLWAPDHFMLGPKAEEYEVWTLLSALAERTDDVDIGPLVGSITYRNPALLAKMATTVDILSEGRLRLGLGAGWHEEEHHAYGFDFPDIGTRIEMLEESVQVAKAMFTEDHPTFEGDHFAIDDALNNPKPVSDPHPPIVIGGAGPKMLRLIARHADEWNVEISARARGKPIDFKVRKFDEYLENEGRDPDDVERSWLAHVLVREDEEAVEAAVDDIFPLPWGEESDMDETLDDAEDAREKGSMLIGTPSQVATQIERIRDLGFGKLQLMFLDFPDTTGMELFGDEVMPEFQ; encoded by the coding sequence ATGCAATTCGACTGGATGGTCCAGTGTTACGCAGGTGCGGGTGTCCACCGGGACACGCCGATGCTCGAAACCGTCGAGCGAGAGACGATTATGGGCGGCGTCGACGCCGCCGTCGACGTGGGCCTCGAAGGGTTGTGGGCACCGGACCACTTCATGCTCGGGCCGAAGGCCGAGGAGTACGAGGTGTGGACGCTCCTGTCGGCGCTCGCGGAACGCACCGACGACGTGGACATCGGCCCGCTCGTGGGGTCTATCACCTACCGCAATCCCGCGCTGCTGGCGAAGATGGCGACGACGGTGGACATCCTCTCAGAGGGCCGCCTCCGCCTCGGTCTGGGGGCGGGGTGGCACGAGGAGGAGCACCACGCCTACGGCTTCGACTTCCCCGACATCGGGACCCGAATCGAGATGCTCGAAGAAAGCGTGCAGGTGGCGAAAGCGATGTTCACCGAGGACCATCCGACGTTCGAGGGAGACCACTTCGCCATCGACGACGCGCTGAACAACCCGAAACCGGTCAGCGACCCGCACCCGCCCATCGTCATCGGCGGCGCGGGACCGAAGATGCTCAGGCTCATCGCCCGCCACGCCGACGAGTGGAACGTCGAGATAAGCGCCCGAGCGCGGGGCAAACCCATCGACTTCAAAGTCCGGAAGTTCGACGAGTACCTCGAAAACGAGGGCCGCGACCCCGACGACGTGGAGCGGTCGTGGCTCGCACACGTCCTCGTCAGAGAGGACGAGGAAGCCGTCGAGGCGGCCGTCGACGACATCTTCCCGCTCCCGTGGGGCGAGGAGTCGGACATGGACGAGACGCTCGACGACGCCGAGGACGCCCGCGAGAAGGGGAGTATGCTCATCGGGACGCCCTCGCAGGTGGCGACCCAGATAGAGCGGATTCGGGACCTCGGCTTCGGAAAGCTCCAGTTGATGTTTCTGGACTTCCCCGACACGACGGGGATGGAACTGTTCGGCGACGAGGTCATGCCGGAGTTCCAGTAG
- a CDS encoding aldose 1-epimerase — protein sequence MACTLTDEYTRRGIDALFLENDHLRVEILPGKGGDVTEIRDKRTDVNVLFEAPHEWRAPASGTVGAPDGAFSFLDHYPGGWQSVLPGAGGPSSAHGAPLALHGESSLVPFETTVLTDTPDEVGVRLSASLTRYPFDIERDVTLAAGESAVEVSERVTNTGAVEVDYSWLQHIALGEPLVAPEARLSVPCETVHVDPDQTADTARLPPGETFEWPVCETDDGPVDLREFPAAGERVHDLVALADFSEGRYTLSNPDLELGVTVEYPDSFYEYLWYWQPLGGFEAAPFFGRNYNVGLEPCTSIPNSGVADAVENGTAESLGPGETQSSTVRLATHTVK from the coding sequence ATGGCCTGCACCCTCACCGACGAGTACACCCGGCGCGGCATCGACGCCCTGTTTCTGGAGAACGACCACCTCCGCGTGGAGATACTGCCCGGGAAGGGCGGCGACGTGACGGAGATACGCGACAAGCGGACGGACGTGAACGTGCTGTTCGAGGCCCCCCACGAGTGGCGCGCTCCGGCGAGTGGGACGGTGGGCGCACCCGACGGCGCGTTCTCGTTTCTGGACCACTATCCCGGCGGGTGGCAGAGCGTGCTCCCCGGCGCGGGCGGGCCGTCGTCGGCCCACGGCGCACCGCTGGCGCTCCACGGCGAGTCGAGTCTGGTCCCGTTCGAGACGACGGTGCTGACTGACACGCCCGACGAAGTCGGTGTCAGGCTTTCGGCCTCGCTCACACGCTACCCGTTCGACATCGAACGGGACGTGACGCTCGCGGCGGGCGAGTCGGCCGTCGAGGTGAGCGAGCGGGTGACGAACACCGGCGCGGTCGAAGTCGATTACTCGTGGCTCCAGCACATCGCGCTCGGCGAACCCCTGGTGGCCCCGGAGGCACGGCTCTCGGTCCCCTGCGAGACGGTCCACGTCGACCCGGACCAGACGGCCGACACCGCCCGCCTCCCGCCCGGAGAGACGTTCGAGTGGCCAGTCTGTGAGACTGACGACGGCCCCGTCGACCTGCGTGAATTCCCGGCCGCGGGCGAACGGGTCCACGACCTCGTCGCGTTGGCGGACTTCTCCGAGGGCCGGTACACCCTCTCGAACCCCGACCTCGAGTTGGGCGTCACCGTCGAGTATCCCGATTCGTTCTACGAGTACCTCTGGTACTGGCAACCGCTCGGCGGGTTCGAGGCGGCACCGTTCTTCGGCCGGAACTACAACGTCGGCCTCGAACCCTGCACGTCGATTCCGAACTCGGGTGTCGCCGACGCCGTCGAGAACGGGACGGCCGAGTCACTCGGTCCGGGAGAGACGCAGTCGTCGACAGTCCGGTTAGCGACGCACACCGTCAAATAA
- a CDS encoding CaiB/BaiF CoA transferase family protein — protein sequence MERALDGVKIADFTQMMQGPWATQKLGDMGADVIKIERLGGEWERDLEAGGELLDGVSPFFLAMNRNKRSVTLDLKSDEGRELALDIASDADVVVENFRPGVMEKFGIGYDDVTEVNPDVVYVSASGFGRDGPYAERPGQDLLLQSMSGLANYTGRKDDPPTPAGTAVVDEHAAMLIALHTMFALFHKERTGEGQRVEVNLLNAAIDFQCQEITAALNMDTEFERSEEGVAQAWLGGPYGIYETADGYVAIAMAPMAALAETLDLPALADYETAAETYEHRDEIKRTLEAYTREQESDELLATLLEADVWAAEVNDFADLAADPQVEHNEILVELDHPTDGTFETVGHPVEMSETPAETRSPPPLPGQHTGEVLAELGYDADERTRLADEGIVGGTVD from the coding sequence ATGGAGCGGGCACTCGACGGCGTGAAAATCGCCGATTTCACGCAGATGATGCAGGGGCCGTGGGCCACCCAGAAACTCGGTGACATGGGGGCCGACGTAATCAAGATAGAGCGACTCGGCGGGGAGTGGGAGCGAGATTTGGAGGCGGGCGGCGAACTGCTGGACGGCGTCAGCCCCTTCTTCCTCGCCATGAACCGCAACAAGCGGTCGGTCACGCTCGACCTCAAATCCGACGAGGGCCGCGAACTCGCCCTCGACATCGCGAGCGATGCGGACGTGGTGGTGGAGAACTTCCGACCCGGTGTGATGGAGAAGTTCGGCATCGGCTACGACGACGTGACCGAGGTGAACCCCGACGTCGTCTACGTCTCGGCCTCGGGATTCGGCCGCGACGGCCCTTACGCCGAGCGGCCCGGACAGGACCTCCTCTTGCAGTCGATGAGCGGACTGGCGAACTACACCGGGCGGAAGGACGACCCGCCGACGCCCGCCGGAACCGCCGTCGTCGACGAACACGCGGCGATGCTCATCGCCCTGCACACGATGTTCGCGCTGTTCCACAAGGAACGAACCGGCGAGGGCCAACGCGTCGAGGTGAACCTCCTGAACGCCGCCATCGATTTCCAGTGTCAGGAGATTACCGCCGCGCTGAACATGGACACGGAGTTCGAGCGCAGCGAGGAAGGCGTCGCGCAGGCGTGGCTCGGCGGTCCGTACGGCATCTACGAGACGGCGGACGGCTACGTGGCAATCGCGATGGCTCCGATGGCGGCCCTCGCTGAAACGCTCGACCTCCCCGCGCTCGCAGACTACGAGACGGCCGCCGAGACGTACGAACACCGCGACGAGATAAAGCGGACGCTCGAAGCGTACACTCGCGAACAGGAGAGCGACGAGTTGCTGGCGACGCTGCTTGAGGCGGACGTGTGGGCGGCCGAGGTCAACGACTTCGCGGACCTTGCGGCGGACCCGCAGGTCGAGCACAACGAGATTCTGGTCGAACTCGACCACCCCACGGACGGAACCTTCGAGACTGTCGGGCACCCGGTCGAAATGTCCGAGACGCCCGCCGAGACCCGGTCGCCGCCGCCGCTTCCCGGCCAACACACGGGCGAAGTCCTCGCGGAACTCGGATACGACGCCGACGAGCGGACGCGTCTCGCCGACGAGGGAATCGTGGGCGGAACGGTCGACTGA
- a CDS encoding ABC transporter substrate-binding protein, whose translation MPTLRLVGRPFEGFENALQRQMDSFAASVDADVTFERDHRPLPEIHEELLDTGDIADGRYDLFLCLSDWLPMAADAGYLEPLDDRMAADPPEDWPEGWAESLRGLMAYDGTTYGVPYHDGPEIFHYREDCFESVDEQRAFREAYGRPLSVPRTWDEFLEVASFFTRPDEDMWGTVVAAKPDGHNDVYDFAIHLWSRGGQLLDDEGTPAFDSPEGREALQYYHDLIHEHEVAPPESVEMESVETGQFYADGKAAMMWNWSGFGAMAEDPDSAAFGRTNYGLIPRADAAAGEHTSLTVCYGLTVPAGAEHPDLAYDFIRHAASPENDRITTQEGASGTRFSTWRDPEILRSNTFYSILEEVNTGPVNTLPRIPEYTELNEILNEMVEAVVVDRSMSVEDGLAEADERARALLE comes from the coding sequence ATGCCAACGCTTCGATTGGTCGGGCGGCCGTTCGAGGGGTTCGAGAACGCGCTCCAGCGACAGATGGACTCGTTCGCCGCGTCTGTCGACGCCGACGTTACCTTCGAACGCGACCATCGCCCGCTTCCCGAGATTCACGAGGAGTTGCTCGATACCGGCGACATCGCCGACGGCCGGTACGACCTGTTCCTCTGCCTGAGCGACTGGCTGCCGATGGCCGCCGACGCGGGCTACCTCGAACCGCTGGACGACCGGATGGCGGCAGACCCGCCCGAAGACTGGCCCGAAGGCTGGGCCGAGAGCCTGCGCGGCCTGATGGCCTACGACGGCACGACCTACGGCGTCCCGTACCACGACGGCCCGGAGATATTCCACTACCGCGAGGACTGCTTCGAGAGCGTCGACGAGCAACGGGCGTTCCGCGAGGCGTACGGTCGCCCCCTCTCTGTGCCGCGGACGTGGGACGAGTTTCTGGAGGTAGCGTCGTTCTTCACGCGACCCGACGAGGACATGTGGGGGACCGTCGTCGCCGCGAAACCGGACGGCCACAACGACGTGTACGACTTCGCCATCCACCTGTGGAGTCGCGGCGGACAGTTGCTCGACGACGAGGGCACCCCGGCTTTCGACAGCCCCGAAGGTCGAGAGGCGCTCCAGTACTACCACGACCTGATTCACGAACACGAGGTGGCGCCGCCGGAATCCGTCGAGATGGAGAGCGTCGAGACGGGGCAGTTCTACGCCGACGGGAAGGCCGCGATGATGTGGAACTGGTCGGGTTTTGGCGCGATGGCCGAGGACCCCGACTCGGCGGCGTTCGGCCGGACGAACTACGGCCTCATCCCGCGGGCGGACGCCGCCGCGGGCGAGCACACCTCGCTGACGGTGTGTTACGGCCTGACCGTCCCCGCCGGGGCCGAGCATCCGGACCTCGCCTACGACTTCATCCGCCACGCCGCCTCGCCGGAGAACGACCGCATCACGACACAAGAGGGAGCGTCGGGGACGCGGTTCTCGACGTGGCGCGACCCCGAAATCCTGCGGTCGAACACGTTCTACTCGATATTGGAAGAGGTGAACACCGGCCCGGTGAACACGCTCCCACGCATCCCCGAGTACACGGAGTTGAACGAGATTCTGAACGAGATGGTCGAGGCCGTCGTCGTCGACCGGTCGATGTCGGTCGAGGACGGCCTCGCCGAGGCCGACGAGCGAGCGCGAGCGTTGCTGGAGTGA
- a CDS encoding SDR family NAD(P)-dependent oxidoreductase, with product MAAERHTDRTVIVTGAASGIGRGIANRFGEEGANVVVADVRREPKQGEKYDTDVTTPTDELVSEETAGDGTFVETDVGDPDSVEAMVEAAVDTYGGVDVLVNNAGIQIVGDSQTTSVEEWQRSIDIDLSGVFYCVKFAVPHLVESEGQIVNIGSVRGFEGGGGPPYAAAKGGVVNMTRDLAMELGDENVRVNCINPGYVETPLQDIVTEEDMAKSREQTLLPRFGKPEDVGDAAVFLASDEAGFITGANLPVDGGWLAHSGL from the coding sequence ATGGCGGCAGAGCGACACACAGACCGGACAGTGATAGTGACCGGCGCGGCAAGCGGTATCGGCCGCGGCATCGCGAACCGATTCGGCGAGGAGGGCGCGAACGTCGTCGTCGCCGACGTGCGACGCGAACCGAAACAGGGCGAGAAGTACGACACCGACGTGACGACGCCGACGGACGAACTCGTCAGCGAGGAGACGGCGGGCGACGGAACGTTCGTCGAGACGGACGTGGGCGACCCCGACAGCGTCGAGGCGATGGTCGAGGCGGCCGTCGACACCTACGGCGGCGTCGACGTGTTGGTGAACAACGCGGGCATCCAAATCGTCGGGGACTCACAGACCACGAGCGTCGAGGAGTGGCAGCGGTCCATCGACATCGACCTGAGCGGCGTCTTCTACTGCGTGAAGTTCGCCGTCCCGCACCTCGTCGAGAGCGAGGGCCAAATCGTCAACATCGGGTCGGTGCGCGGGTTCGAGGGCGGCGGCGGCCCGCCATACGCCGCGGCGAAGGGCGGCGTCGTCAACATGACGCGGGACCTGGCGATGGAACTGGGCGATGAGAACGTCCGCGTCAACTGCATCAACCCGGGCTACGTCGAGACGCCGCTACAAGACATCGTCACCGAGGAAGACATGGCGAAATCGCGCGAACAGACGCTGCTCCCGCGGTTCGGCAAGCCCGAGGACGTGGGCGACGCCGCCGTCTTCCTCGCGAGCGACGAAGCGGGATTCATCACCGGCGCGAACCTCCCCGTCGACGGGGGATGGTTGGCCCACAGCGGTCTCTGA